From Lycium ferocissimum isolate CSIRO_LF1 chromosome 12, AGI_CSIRO_Lferr_CH_V1, whole genome shotgun sequence, one genomic window encodes:
- the LOC132039549 gene encoding zinc finger CCCH domain-containing protein 6, protein MRGQKKSKKVTWASDVNLCQVKLFLSEDSPSQVAIGAQDHLQARISLPLHAGVLVSDDNLPPGFEGAQPASLSKNKVAQIPVIKWRRPPSFVLDIKWRVVAGEESNDMEVQKQREMRVLEAIYPRESSIPPNPSMIPGEETLHNDQHTPVIPLTPVEEEEVADPSFGSAIPTNAVSSAAQVMQSGVPLSNRSARNNLPVHRNSSSGVVPGVEPDVVAAAQAALTALMADNGQANLIDHELLIKILSDPKIVGQLVTHRGVGTSSHSVPAMSTQSMSIASNMPNPRPQASSITTPAFVHTGRTDPPPVQVSRTELVMPSVAGASNGPYHSGPSRIGPVPSLRPRVPEAVSTPLPSPVTTVSTPSSSMPAPVARDINYYKSLIQQHGGERQETLPQYSNNRNNQQLSSVQESQNSLPPQYSNNRNNQQLGSVQESQNSLPPQYSNNRNNQQLGSVQESQNSLPPQYSNNRNNQQLGSVQESQNSYNSRDSKPKIMKPCIYFNSSRGCRHGANCAYMHDTSTQQRVGSLPEVQNSKRMKMDREITGT, encoded by the exons ATGCGAGGACAGAAGAAATCAAAAAAGGTTACTTGGGCTTCAGATGTTAATCTTTGtcag GTAAAACTTTTCCTGTCTGAAGATTCTCCTTCCCAAGTTGCAATAGGAGCTCAAGATCATCTCCAAGCAAGGATATCATTGCCTTTGCACGCTGGTGTTTTGGTGTCTGATGATAATTTACCTCCAGGCTTTGAGGGCGCACAGCCTGCAAGCCTCTCGAAGAATAAGGTAGCTCAAATCCCTGTAATCAAATGGCGTCGTCCTCCCTCT TTTGTGTTGGATATAAAATGGCGAGTGGTTGCGGGTGAAGAAAGCAATGACATGGAGGTTCAGAAACAACGTGAGATGAGAGTGCTTGAAGCAATTTATCCACGTGAATCTTCCATTCCTCCAAA TCCTTCAATGATTCCTGGAGAAGAGACTCTTCATAATGATCAGCACACACCTGTTATACCCTTAACTCCTGTTGAAGAGGAGGAAGTAGCAGATCCATCATTTGGCAGTGCTATACCTACTAATGCAGTCAGCTCAGCGGCCCAGGTAATGCAGTCTGGAGTTCCCTTGTCCAATAGAAGTGCCAGAAATAATCTTCCAGTTCACCGAAACTCATCATCTGGAGTAGTTCCTGGTGTGGAGCCTGATGTTGTAGCAGCAGCTCAGGCTGCTTTAACTGCACTCATGGCAGACAACGGCCAAGCAAATCTGATTGACCATGAATTGCTCATAAAAATTTTGAGTGACCCAAAAATTGTTGGGCAATTGGTTACACACCGAGGAGTAGGCACCAGCTCCCATAGCGTGCCAGCTATGAGTACCCAAAGCATGTCTATTGCCAGTAACATGCCCAACCCAAGGCCTCAGGCATCAAGTATTACTACTCCAGCTTTCGTTCACACAGGTAGAACAGATCCTCCACCAGTTCAAGTCAGTAGAACAGAACTAGTTATGCCCTCGGTGGCAGGTGCTTCTAATGGGCCCTACCACTCTGGTCCAAGTAGGATAGGACCCGTTCCAAGTTTGAGGCCTCGTGTACCCGAGGCTGTATCAACTCCTTTACCATCTCCAGTAACAACTGTGTCAACACCTTCTTCCTCTATGCCTGCACCTGTAGCTAGGGACATCAACTATTACAAGTCTCTCATTCAGCAACACGGAGGAGAAAGGCAAGAAACATTGCCGCAATATAGCAACAACCGGAACAACCAACAATTAAGTTCAGTTCAAGAATCACAAAATTCATTGCCACCACAATATAGCAACAACCGGAATAACCAACAATTAGGTTCAGTTCAAGAATCACAAAATTCATTGCCACCACAATATAGCAACAACCGAAACAACCAACAACTAGGTTCAGTCCAAGAATCACAAAATTCATTGCCACCACAATATAGCAACAACCGAAACAACCAACAATTAGGTTCAGTTCAAGaatcacaaaatagctataatTCAAGAGATTCGAAACCTAAGATAATGAAGCCTTGCATCTATTTTAATAGTTCAAGGGGTTGCCGGCACGGCGCAAACTGTGCATATATGCATGATACATCCACCCAACAGAGGGTTGGTAGCTTGCCAGAGGTTCAAAATTCAAAGAGAATGAAAATGGATAGGGAGATTACTGGTACATAA